Genomic window (Sphingobacteriales bacterium):
AGAATGGTATTGGCTAATTGTTTGATTTTGGACGGCATGGTAGCCGAAAACAACAAAGTTTGCCGTTGTTTGGGCAGCGCGTTAATGATTTTCATAATATCATCAAAAAATCCCATATCCAACATTTTGTCGGCTTCGTCGAGTACCAAATGTTGCAAGGTAGAAAAATTGGCGTATTCAAAACTCAAATGCTGCAACAGCCGTCCGGGTGTGGCAATGATGAGGTCGGCTCCGTTTTGTAAAGCCTTGCGCTGCACGTCCCAACTGCCGCCATCGCTGCCGCCATAAATAGCAATAGAAGTAGCACCGCTAAAATACGCCAATCCCTCTACTTGTTGGTCTATTTGCTGTGCCAACTCGCGGGTAGGAGCAATAATCAATGTATTGATGCCCGTGTGTTGGTTTTGGCTGATGGCATGCAGAATAGGCAAAAGATAGGCAGCCGTTTTGCCGGTTCCGGTTTGGGCGCAGGCGATGAGGTCGCGCTGTTGCATCACCAAAGGAATGGCTTGTTGCTGCACGGGGGTCGGTGTTTCAAAACCCATCGCTTCCAAACCCTCTACCAAGTGTTCATTAAGTCCGAAATCTTTGAATGTCACTGTATAAAAATAAAAAGTTAGCTGCAAAATTAGTTTATTTTTAAATAACAATTTGCGGCATGTATGAACGAGTACATTTTAAAAACTATTTTATGTTATATTTGTAGATAACACAAGCCTGATTTCGGCTTTTGCACAATCATACAGAATAAAAAAGAAATACTTTCGTTGAACAAATCTATATTTTTTACAACTAAAAACAACGCTATTGACAATGCTGTATCTTTTTTTAGGTTGGTGGTGGTTTTTGTTGGCTGCTTGGTGGAATACAGATAATATAGAAATTGCTCCCAATCGTTTGCAATGGAGCAAGGAGCGGCGTTTGGAGTGGTCAGATTTTCAGGCAGCACCGCCCGAAACACGTTATTTGCGTATTGCTGCCCTTACTTCTTCTCTCATACAGTACCGCTATTTTTGTACCCCGCAGGATACGCTCCAAATTAGGATAAAAGCAGTTTTCCTGAAAGAGGAATCGTGGGTGCGTCCTTTGGGCAAAACCACCGACTGCTTGCGCCACGAACAAACCCATTTTGATATTACGGAGCTATATGCACGCCGTTTAAAACATTGCTTGGAACAGCGTACTTATACTTGTAGAGATGTGGTAATATTGGAGGCTGAAGTAAAAAAAATACTTGATGAATGGCGAGATACTCAATTGCGTTTTGATGATGAAACGCACTACAGCTTGCATACGATTGCCCAAAAAAATTGGGAAAATTACATTGCCGAATGTTTGTTGTATGAATAAAAAAAGTCGGCTTTTGATAAAAAAGCCGACTTTTATACACTATGTTTTTGCCATTAATATATGTATTAAAGGCTGTCTTCCAAACCTTTAGCCACTTTAAACTTCACTTGTTTTTTTTCAGGCACTTGTACAGCCTCTCCGGTTTTGGGGTTGCGTGCTGTGCGGGCAGGTCTTATGCTCAACTGAAAACTACCCAAACCCGATATGGCAATTTTATCGCCTGTTTTCAGAGCAGATACAACACCGTTTGTCAAGGCATCTAAGGCATAAGAGGCTTGCGATTTTGTTAAATTGGCTTCTTTGGCAATGTGATCTACTAATTGTGTTCTGTTCATTTTTTTTAAAAAAATTAAAATAATATAAAAAAATAAGGTTTTTTGTGAGCCTCAAGAGAATAACTTCTCCGATATGAGGCGCAAAAATGCTTATTTTTAAATAAATTTCCACTAAAACACACACATATTTTTTATAAAAATTTTAAAAGTATTATCATTGCTGCCATAATTTATATTTTTTTATGCTCAAAGAAACAGGTTTTACTGCCTTCCATCGCCAATTAGGAGCAAAAATGGCAGCCTTTGCCGGCTACGATATGCCGATTGTATATAGCAGTATTAAAGAAGAACACCTTGTGGTTCGCAATGATGCGGGCTTGTTTGATGTGTCGCACATGGGGGAATTTTTTATAGAGGGAGCACAGGCTCTTGATTTGTTGCAATATTTGTGCAGCAACGATGCCTCAAAATTATACCCCAATCGGGCGCAATACTCCTGCCTTACCAATGAGCAGGGCGGTATTGTTGATGATTTGATTGTGTATTGCATCAATCCCGACCAATACCTGATGGTGGTCAATGCTGCCAATATTGAAAAAGACTTGGCTTGGATACAACAACACAACCGCTTCGATGCCCGTGTGAGCGATTTATCCAATCAGATGGGGCTGTTGGCAATTCAGGGACCCGCCGCCGTACAGCTTTTGCAGCCTTTTACCGACATTGATTTGTCGGCGATAGCATATTATCATTTTGCTATCGGCGATTTTGCCGGCTTACCCAATATCCTCATTTCCGCTACGGGCTACACCGGAGCAGGCGGTTTTGAGTTGTATTTTCAGGAGCAGCAGGCGGCGCAGCTGTGGCAAGCCCTCCAAACTGCTAATGGCGGCAAGGGCATTCAACCCATCGGATTGGCTGCCCGCGACACCCTCCGACTCGAAATGGGATATTGCTTATATGGCAACGACATAGACGACCACACTTCGCCTTTGGAGGCGGGTTTGGGCTGGATTACCAAATTCAACAAAGATTTTATCGGAAAAGAAATACTGATGCAGCAAAAAGCACAAGGGGTGCACCGCAAATTGGTGGGCTTGGAAATGTTGGAAGGCGGAGCTATTCCGCGCCAAGGCTATACCGTGCTGGATGCTCAGTGCAATGCCATCGGGAAAGTAACTTCGGGAACACAGTCGCCGAGTTTGGACAAAGCCATTGCATTGGCATATATTGAGCGTCCTCACACCGAAACCAACACCGAAGTGTGGGTGCAAGTGCGCAACAAAGAAATTGCCGCCAAAGTGACAGATGTTCCTTTTTTGAAAAAATAAAGCTACTCTTTTTGCTTTTTTTAAGTATCTCATCAATTATTAAAATTTATTATTTTACCTCTTTTTACACACAAAAACACACATGAAAGCCCCTCTATCTCTGCTCTGTATCGCCAGCTATTTTAAAGGTGAAAATTTTATGCGTGCCGCCAAAGAAGCGGGCTGCAAGGTTTATTTGCTTACTTCTTATAAACTCAAAGATAAAGACTGGCCGCGCGAAGCCATCGACGATTTTTTTTATGTGCCCAGCGATGAAAATAATAATTGGAATATGGAATTTGTAAAAAGCGGCTTGGCTCATACCATGCGCAAATTGCATATTGACCGTATTATTTCTTTAGATGATTTTGATGTGGAAAAGGGAGCTTTGCTGCGCGAACACTTTCGGATTGCGGGTATGGGACAAACCACAGCGCGTTATTTTCGTGACAAATTAGCGATGCGTCTGCGGGCACAAGAATTTAATATTCCGGTTCCGGCGTTCACCGCTTTTTTTTATGATGATGCCATACATCAGTTTGCTGCTCAAACGCCTGCACCCTGGGTCGTAAAACCGCGCTCCGAAGCCTCCGCCACCGGTATTAAAAAAGTGCATACCAGCAACGAATTGTGGAATGTAGCAGAAGGTTTGGGGCACAACCGCCACGAATATTTGGTGGAGCGTTTTACGCCCGGCGATGTGTATCATGTGGATACTTTGAGCTTAGACGGCAATGTATTGTTTTCGCGTTGTTCGCAATACCTCAGCCCGCCTTTGGAAGTGTCGCAGGGCGGCGGCATTTTTCGTTCTGTAACCGTACCTTTTAATTCAAAAGACGAAAAAGAACTCATCAAACTCAACAAATCGGTGATGAAAGCCTTTGGTTTGCGGCACGGTGCTTCGCACAGCGAGTTTATCAAATCAAAAGAAGACGGTAAATTTTATTTTCTCGAAACCTCTTCGCGGGTGGGCGGCGCACATTTGGCGGATATGGTGGAGGCTTCTTCGGGTATTAATTTGTGGGCAGAGTGGGCAAAATTAGAAGTTGCCGAAGCCTTGGGCATACCGTATATATTGCCGCCGGTGCGCAATGATTATGCAGGTATTATTGTTTCGTTGTCGCGTTATTCAACACCGGATATGACCCCTTTCAAACGTCCTGAATTGCGCTGGACTTTAAATATGGAACAACATGTAGGAGCGATTGTAGCATCTTCGCAGCGCGAGCGTGTATTAGAAATTTTAGATGAATACACGGCTTTGGTTGCCCGCGATTATCACGCCATTGCTCCGCCGAAAGCAAAAGCAGGTCCACAGACGATGTAGTTGGTTATCGTAATATTTAAAAAAAGCCTGTAAACGCCGCATTGCACGACTGCATCACCGCATTGCACGACTGCATCACCGCATTGCACGACTGCATCACCGCATTGCACGACTGCATCACCGCATTGCACGACTGCATCACCGCATTGCACGACTGCATCACCGCATTGCACGACTGCATCACCGCATTGCACGACTGCATCACCGCATTGCACGACTGCAACGCCGTATTGCACGACTGCATCACCGCATTGCACGACTGCAACGCCGTATTGCACGACTGCAACGCCGCATTGCACGACTGCAACGCCGCATTGCACGACCGCAACACCGCATTGCACGACCGCAACGCCGCATTGCACGACTGCAACGCCGCATTGCACGACTGCAACGCCGTATTGCACGACTGCATCACCGCATTGCACGACTGCATCACCGCATTGCACGACTGCATCACCGCATTGCACGACTGCATCACCGCATTGCACGACTGCAACACCGCATTGCACGACTGCAACACCGCATTGCACGACTGCAACGCCGCATTGCACGACTGCAACGCCGCATTGCACGACTGCAATGTCGTAAGTACAACTCATTAATTAAAAATTTTACGCACAAATAATAATGACAGAAATAAATAGAATAATTAGCCTTTTTGAAAAGCTATACGATGGCGAACCCTGGATAGATATTAATATCAGGTCTGTTTTAGCCAACATTACACCCGAACAAGCAGCTACTAAACCGCTTCCAACAGGCAACTCTATTTGGGAAATTGTGAACCATTTAATAAATTGGAGAACCAATGTTTTGAAAAGGCTTCAGGGTATCTTAGTGACTACACCGGATAACAATTACTTTGAGCCAATACCTGTTCAATCAAAAGTTGCTTGGGCAAGAACATTGGACGAATATGATGATACTCAAAAACAATGGCTTGAATTCTTGAAAAATTTTAATCCCGAATCATTTGAATTACGCTATCCCAACAATAATATGACGTATTATGAGCATATACAAGGCATTTTACAACACGACTCCTACCACTTAGGGCAAATTGTGCTTCTTTCAAAATATTTAGACTTATAAAATATTTGGTAATAGTTTTTAATTAACTGTTGTTGATTTGGCATTGCTGTATCTGATGATAAAAAGCCTGATAACAATGTCATTGAAGAAATCGCTTTTAGAAAAGACAAGGTTTTTCGCGTCAGCCTACCCAAAACCTGCCAAATGCTGTTGTTTCAACGCTCTATATGATTGGTTTGTCCGGTATCTTTACCCAGTTGTAATAAAACCATTACCCAGATTTTTTTATCCGTAAAAATCCGTTCAATCTGTTAAATCCGTGTTCTAAAAATATGAGCAAAATAAATTATTGACCGTATTTAAGTGATAGCACACATTTATTTGTGATTTATTCAATTGATGATTAAAAGATAACGGGGAAAGGCCCGTCCCGGGCGGCCCGGGCGCGGCGGCCCGGGGGGCCCCCCGGGGGGGGGGGGGGGGGCCGCCCCGCCCCCCCCGGGGCGCCGGGGGCGCGAGGCCCGGGGGGCGAGAGGGGGGGGGGGGCCCCGCCGGCCCCGCCCAAGCCGGGGCCCCCGGCCGGGGTAGGGCCCCCCCCCCCCCCCAGGGGGGGGGCCCCCCCCCCGGGCCCCCCCCCCCCGCCCCCCCCCCCCCCCCGTCCCCCCCCGGGGGGGAGCCCCCCCGGGTATAATTAACTGAAAACCAATATTTTGATAGTAGAGTTTTGATTAAAAACAATATAAACTAAATAGGCTCAACTACTTATTGGTATTAGTACAAGATTTGCAATTTTATAGTTTTGTAAAAATTTTTACCCTGTATTTGTACTATATACAAGCCCTGCGGCAAACCGGATAAAGGCAATGCAATAGTTTGTAGTTCACTATCTACCGTTGAGGGGTTTGTAAAATACAACAATCTTCCGCTTAAATCTGATAAGCGCACTTGCAGGGTTTCATTTTGCAGTTGTCGTAAATACAGCAAAGCCATTTCGCGGGCGGGGTTCGGTGCAATAAAAACATCGGCTGCGGAGTTTGCTCCGAGAGCTATTCCGTTGTTCAATGCCTTTGTTTTGTTGCCGCCGCCGCAGGCTGTTATATTCGCCCTGAAATTGCTGCCCGCTACCGCCGCAAAATTATTCATCAGCACAATCGCTTCCCCCGCTTCAAAATGAACCGTAGTGCCGCTATTTACGCTGCCTGCCGAAAATATCACCTCCTGCACCGAATAGGTATCTGCCGCAATAGGTGTTGTATTCAAGGTTAAATCTTCGGGACAAGCTGCTACCGAAGTAGGACAAGCGACCCAAGCACCCGCCGCCGTAGTTCCCTGAAAACAAGAGTCGGCGCAAATATTGAGTTGGTCGGAGGTTTGGTTTTGATTAGAGCCACAATTAAAAATAACATTGACGCAGTTGGCTCCGGCGATGCTGTATTCAAACCAACCATCGCCATCGGGGTCGCTCATAAGTTTGCCGGGCCAAGCTCCTATATTCGTGCCGCTTACACCGTTTAAATTCCACGCATATATATAAGGTGTGTTGCAAGTGCCGTTGGAGTTCCAATACAAAGTAATGCCATCGGCGAAGGTATATGTTTGAGTGGCTATATTGCTCGTATCATTGCCACAATAAGAAACTGCCTGTACGGTATAACTGCTGCCCGCATAGCCATTGAGTGAAAAAGCACCGTTGTAAGGAGTAGAAGCAGCAGTAGGCGCGGTGCCGTCAGTGGTATAATAGGTGTAGCAGTTGTTTCCGGTACTCACGATGCTCACATCTAAGAAGCCCACACCATAGTTGCCGCCGTTGGGCGCAATGTAGGTAGCGGGCGGAAAGTCAGGGCAAGTACTCAACCAGCCATTGTCGTAGCAGGCATCGCCGCTTACCCTCAAATCTGCTGTTTGATTTGCTCCGTTGCACGAAAAAATCACATTGGCAAAGCAAGCATTTACGAGTGTGTATTCGTACCAGCCGTCGCCATCGGGGTCGCTCATAGAAAGCCCGGGCCAAGCGGCAGGTGCGGTATTTGGTATGCCATTGATGTCCCAGATATAAATTTTTGGATTGCTGCAATTAGCGGCGGCAGCATTCCAATGAATGGTGATGCTCGGCACTTCGTTGATAACAAATTCCTGCGACAATACCTCCGATTGTTCTCCGGCGGTATTTTGGGCAAAAGTATATACCGTTTGCGACTGACTGAGTGTAAAAGGTGCGCTGTAGAGCGTCCATTGGCTTAAATTGGCAGGGTTAGCATTGGCATCAAAGGTATAATAAATGGCAGGTGTGGTATTCGGATTATTGCCGTCAGCCGCCGAAATTGTCACCTGTACCGGTGTATCCGAAGAGCATATATCCGGCGATATATCCACCAACAAACAAGGTAAATTATTCACAGCTTCTATTAATAATAATTGCTCGCTGCCTACGGTAAAGGTTACTTGCCCATTGCTTACGGTGGCGGTAGCTCCGGTATAATAGTTGCGCAGCAGCGTTCCGTTGGCAAAAGTGCCGCTTACGTTCAAAGTAACTGCTCCGCTGCCTGTTCCCAAAGCAATCAATGCCACATCGCATACGCCGGCGGCTGTGTTTTGATATTCGCGCTTGAAAATATAAGGCGAAGTGGCTTGTATTAAAGTGTGCGTACCCGCACCGATGGCAGGGTGTTTTTTGCGAAATTTACCCAATTTTTTCCAGTGGTTGAGTACGGTATTGTTGATACTGCTCCAATTCATAAAAGAGCGCGTATCCTGATCAGTACCTGTATTGTACGACAAGGTTGGACGGGCACTTTCATCGCCATAAAAAATTTGCACTGCTCCGGGTGCCAACAACAAAGAAGTACCTCCATCTATCAAATCGTTGCGGTCGAAAAGGTAGGTGTCGTGCGAAGAAATATAGCTGAGAATATTCCATTCGGGGTCGGGATTGACGATAGCGGCATAGTTGGCATAAGTGCTGTTGAGGGCGGTAGGTGTAGCCGCCTGCGATTGAAAGTTAAAATTGATAAGCGC
Coding sequences:
- a CDS encoding starch-binding protein; this encodes MLPTTYGIRVVLDIVLNHVGYDNTADSQTYNLGAVSNPTDPLWCNWWTDNNGVPWIRKGDGTQYCAVASGGDDLTMALAGLPDIRTNYTTAVGLPKVLQTKWNSTKEAQELAELNTFFNNTTLTATPSNHLIKWLTDWVRQYGVDGFRIDTYKHVERAIWGELKDQANDAFAEWKTNNPAKKLDDNDFWMVGEWYGHGPGKNTEAVTVGKTDALINFNFQSQAATPTALNSTYANYAAIVNPDPEWNILSYISSHDTYLFDRNDLIDGGTSLLLAPGAVQIFYGDESARPTLSYNTGTDQDTRSFMNWSSINNTVLNHWKKLGKFRKKHPAIGAGTHTLIQATSPYIFKREYQNTAAGVCDVALIALGTGSGAVTLNVSGTFANGTLLRNYYTGATATVSNGQVTFTVGSEQLLLIEAVNNLPCLLVDISPDICSSDTPVQVTISAADGNNPNTTPAIYYTFDANANPANLSQWTLYSAPFTLSQSQTVYTFAQNTAGEQSEVLSQEFVINEVPSITIHWNAAAANCSNPKIYIWDINGIPNTAPAAWPGLSMSDPDGDGWYEYTLVNACFANVIFSCNGANQTADLRVSGDACYDNGWLSTCPDFPPATYIAPNGGNYGVGFLDVSIVSTGNNCYTYYTTDGTAPTAASTPYNGAFSLNGYAGSSYTVQAVSYCGNDTSNIATQTYTFADGITLYWNSNGTCNTPYIYAWNLNGVSGTNIGAWPGKLMSDPDGDGWFEYSIAGANCVNVIFNCGSNQNQTSDQLNICADSCFQGTTAAGAWVACPTSVAACPEDLTLNTTPIAADTYSVQEVIFSAGSVNSGTTVHFEAGEAIVLMNNFAAVAGSNFRANITACGGGNKTKALNNGIALGANSAADVFIAPNPAREMALLYLRQLQNETLQVRLSDLSGRLLYFTNPSTVDSELQTIALPLSGLPQGLYIVQIQGKNFYKTIKLQILY
- a CDS encoding ATP-grasp domain-containing protein, with the protein product MKAPLSLLCIASYFKGENFMRAAKEAGCKVYLLTSYKLKDKDWPREAIDDFFYVPSDENNNWNMEFVKSGLAHTMRKLHIDRIISLDDFDVEKGALLREHFRIAGMGQTTARYFRDKLAMRLRAQEFNIPVPAFTAFFYDDAIHQFAAQTPAPWVVKPRSEASATGIKKVHTSNELWNVAEGLGHNRHEYLVERFTPGDVYHVDTLSLDGNVLFSRCSQYLSPPLEVSQGGGIFRSVTVPFNSKDEKELIKLNKSVMKAFGLRHGASHSEFIKSKEDGKFYFLETSSRVGGAHLADMVEASSGINLWAEWAKLEVAEALGIPYILPPVRNDYAGIIVSLSRYSTPDMTPFKRPELRWTLNMEQHVGAIVASSQRERVLEILDEYTALVARDYHAIAPPKAKAGPQTM
- a CDS encoding HU family DNA-binding protein, coding for MNRTQLVDHIAKEANLTKSQASYALDALTNGVVSALKTGDKIAISGLGSFQLSIRPARTARNPKTGEAVQVPEKKQVKFKVAKGLEDSL
- a CDS encoding DinB family protein → MTEINRIISLFEKLYDGEPWIDINIRSVLANITPEQAATKPLPTGNSIWEIVNHLINWRTNVLKRLQGILVTTPDNNYFEPIPVQSKVAWARTLDEYDDTQKQWLEFLKNFNPESFELRYPNNNMTYYEHIQGILQHDSYHLGQIVLLSKYLDL
- the gcvT gene encoding glycine cleavage system aminomethyltransferase GcvT, with product MLKETGFTAFHRQLGAKMAAFAGYDMPIVYSSIKEEHLVVRNDAGLFDVSHMGEFFIEGAQALDLLQYLCSNDASKLYPNRAQYSCLTNEQGGIVDDLIVYCINPDQYLMVVNAANIEKDLAWIQQHNRFDARVSDLSNQMGLLAIQGPAAVQLLQPFTDIDLSAIAYYHFAIGDFAGLPNILISATGYTGAGGFELYFQEQQAAQLWQALQTANGGKGIQPIGLAARDTLRLEMGYCLYGNDIDDHTSPLEAGLGWITKFNKDFIGKEILMQQKAQGVHRKLVGLEMLEGGAIPRQGYTVLDAQCNAIGKVTSGTQSPSLDKAIALAYIERPHTETNTEVWVQVRNKEIAAKVTDVPFLKK